A single window of Plectropomus leopardus isolate mb chromosome 12, YSFRI_Pleo_2.0, whole genome shotgun sequence DNA harbors:
- the LOC121951674 gene encoding T-cell surface glycoprotein CD3 zeta chain-like isoform X1 encodes MAQALLIAAFLMPNFTCIEALEDMTVCYILDGVLILYGVILTVLYCRLRMSSANKTPSNPPEKKPAEGGIYAVRLLSLMIKKTIKKADEGKVTT; translated from the exons ATGGCACAAGCTTTGCTTATTGCTGCCTTTCTGATGCCCAATTTCACTTGCATCG AGGCCCTTGAAGACATGACTGTGTGTTACATCCTGGATGGGGTTCTCATCCTTTACGGCGTCATTCTCACTGTCTTATACTGCAGACTGAGG ATGAGTTCAGCCAACAAAACACCATCCAATCCCCCTGAG AAGAAGCCCGCTGAGGGAGGCATCTATGCGGTGAGACTTCTCTCTCTAATGattaaaaagacaattaaaaaggCAGATGAAGGAAAAGTGACCACTTAA
- the LOC121951674 gene encoding high affinity immunoglobulin epsilon receptor subunit gamma-like isoform X4, giving the protein MAQALLIAAFLMPNFTCIEALEDMTVCYILDGVLILYGVILTVLYCRLRMSSANKTPSNPPEKPAEGGIYAGLTSHSSDTYETIRMDKKPIV; this is encoded by the exons ATGGCACAAGCTTTGCTTATTGCTGCCTTTCTGATGCCCAATTTCACTTGCATCG AGGCCCTTGAAGACATGACTGTGTGTTACATCCTGGATGGGGTTCTCATCCTTTACGGCGTCATTCTCACTGTCTTATACTGCAGACTGAGG ATGAGTTCAGCCAACAAAACACCATCCAATCCCCCTGAG AAGCCCGCTGAGGGAGGCATCTATGCG gGTCTGACCTCTCACAGCAGTGACACCTATGAGACCATCAGAATGGACAAAAAGCCAATCGTCTGA
- the LOC121951674 gene encoding high affinity immunoglobulin epsilon receptor subunit gamma-like isoform X3 — translation MAQALLIAAFLMPNFTCIEALEDMTVCYILDGVLILYGVILTVLYCRLRMSSANKTPSNPPEKPAEGGIYAVRLLSLMIKKTIKKADEGKVTT, via the exons ATGGCACAAGCTTTGCTTATTGCTGCCTTTCTGATGCCCAATTTCACTTGCATCG AGGCCCTTGAAGACATGACTGTGTGTTACATCCTGGATGGGGTTCTCATCCTTTACGGCGTCATTCTCACTGTCTTATACTGCAGACTGAGG ATGAGTTCAGCCAACAAAACACCATCCAATCCCCCTGAG AAGCCCGCTGAGGGAGGCATCTATGCGGTGAGACTTCTCTCTCTAATGattaaaaagacaattaaaaaggCAGATGAAGGAAAAGTGACCACTTAA
- the LOC121951674 gene encoding high affinity immunoglobulin epsilon receptor subunit gamma-like isoform X2 → MAQALLIAAFLMPNFTCIEALEDMTVCYILDGVLILYGVILTVLYCRLRMSSANKTPSNPPEKKPAEGGIYAGLTSHSSDTYETIRMDKKPIV, encoded by the exons ATGGCACAAGCTTTGCTTATTGCTGCCTTTCTGATGCCCAATTTCACTTGCATCG AGGCCCTTGAAGACATGACTGTGTGTTACATCCTGGATGGGGTTCTCATCCTTTACGGCGTCATTCTCACTGTCTTATACTGCAGACTGAGG ATGAGTTCAGCCAACAAAACACCATCCAATCCCCCTGAG AAGAAGCCCGCTGAGGGAGGCATCTATGCG gGTCTGACCTCTCACAGCAGTGACACCTATGAGACCATCAGAATGGACAAAAAGCCAATCGTCTGA